In Salmo salar chromosome ssa15, Ssal_v3.1, whole genome shotgun sequence, one genomic interval encodes:
- the slc35a1 gene encoding CMP-sialic acid transporter isoform X1 produces the protein MQTDDNEPVSVMFKVYCLSVMTMVAATYTVVLRYTRTISSTAMYFSTTAVCVTEVIKLFLSLGMLTKEAGSFGRLKASIVEHVFQSPKELLKLSVPSVVYAIQNNMAFIALSNLDAAVYQVTYQLKIPCTALCMVLMLNRSLSRLQWLSVCMLCGGVALVQWKPVEATKVQVEQNPFWGFMAIAVAVFCSGFAGVYFEKVLKSSDTSLWVRNIQMYLSGIVVTLAGVYMTEGTQVIQKGFFYGYTHWVCFVVFLASVGGLYTSVVVKYTDNIMKGFSAAAAIVLSTVASVALFGLQITVNFASGAMLVCISIYLYGLPKQDTTKLPRADKDAKQKLITV, from the exons ATGCAGACAGATGACAATG AGCCAGTGAGTGTGATGTTCAAGGTGTACTGTCTGTCAGTGATGACAATGGTGGCAGCAACTTACACTGTGGTATTACGATACACAAGGACAATATCATCAACAGCTATGTACTTCTCTACAACAGCAGTATGCGTAACAGAGGTTATTAAATTGTTCTTGAGCCTTGGGATGTTGACCAA AGAAGCTGGCAGCTTTGGCAGGTTAAAAGCATCCATAGTTGAACATGTGTTTCAGAGTCCAAAAGAGCTGCTGAAACTGAGTGTTCCCTCTGTGGTCTATGCGATTCAGAATAACATGGCCTTCATTGCCCTGAGCAATCTTGATGCAGCTGTGTATCAG GTGACCTATCAGTTGAAGATCCCGTGCACAGCCCTGTGCATGGTCCTAATGCTGAACCGCTCTCTCAGCAGGCTGCAGTggttgtctgtctgcatgctgtgtGGGGGTGTTGCTTTGGTCCAGTGGAAACCTGTAGAGGCCACTAAAGTCCAG GTTGAGCAGAACCCTTTTTGGGGGTTCATGGCCATTGCTGTCGCTGTATTCTGCTCCGGATTTGCAG GTGTGTACTTTGAAAAGGTCCTGAAGAGTTCAGACACATCCCTATGGGTGCGGAACATCCAGATGTACCTGTCTGGCATCGTGGTCACCCTCGCTGGTGTTTACATGACTGAGGGTACTCAGGTTATACAGAAAGGCTTCTTCTACGGTTACACGCATTGGGTGTGCTTTGTAGTTT TTCTGGCCAGTGTGGGTGGTTTGTACACATCAGTGGTGGTGAAGTACACAGACAATATCATGAAAGGCTTCTCTGCTGCAGCCGCCATCGTTCTCTCTACTGTGGCATCTGTCGCTCTGTTTGGGCTACAGATAA CTGTTAACTTCGCCAGTGGAGCAATGCTGGTGTGTATCTCCATATACCTTTATGGACTCCCAAAACAAGACACCACCAAGCTTCCAAGAGCAGACAAGGATGCCAAGCAGAAACTGATCACTGTTTGA
- the slc35a1 gene encoding CMP-sialic acid transporter (The RefSeq protein has 1 substitution compared to this genomic sequence) — protein sequence MANEPVSVMFKVYCLSVMTMVAATYTVVLRYTRTISSTAMYFSTTAVCVTEVIKLFLSLGMLTKEAGSFGRLKASIVEHVFQSPKELLKLSVPSVVYAIQNNMAFIALSNLDAAVYQVTYQLKIPCTALCMVLMLNRSLSRLQWLSVCMLCGGVALVQWKPVEATKVQVEQNPFWGFMAIAVAVFCSGFAGVYFEKVLKSSDTSLWVRNIQMYLSGIVVTLAGVYMTEGTQVIQKGFFYGYTPWVCFVVFLASVGGLYTSVVVKYTDNIMKGFSAAAAIVLSTVASVALFGLQITVNFASGAMLVCISIYLYGLPKQDTTKLPRADKDAKQKLITV from the exons ATGGCTAACG AGCCAGTGAGTGTGATGTTCAAGGTGTACTGTCTGTCAGTGATGACAATGGTGGCAGCAACTTACACTGTGGTATTACGATACACAAGGACAATATCATCAACAGCTATGTACTTCTCTACAACAGCAGTATGCGTAACAGAGGTTATTAAATTGTTCTTGAGCCTTGGGATGTTGACCAA AGAAGCTGGCAGCTTTGGCAGGTTAAAAGCATCCATAGTTGAACATGTGTTTCAGAGTCCAAAAGAGCTGCTGAAACTGAGTGTTCCCTCTGTGGTCTATGCGATTCAGAATAACATGGCCTTCATTGCCCTGAGCAATCTTGATGCAGCTGTGTATCAG GTGACCTATCAGTTGAAGATCCCGTGCACAGCCCTGTGCATGGTCCTAATGCTGAACCGCTCTCTCAGCAGGCTGCAGTggttgtctgtctgcatgctgtgtGGGGGTGTTGCTTTGGTCCAGTGGAAACCTGTAGAGGCCACTAAAGTCCAG GTTGAGCAGAACCCTTTTTGGGGGTTCATGGCCATTGCTGTCGCTGTATTCTGCTCCGGATTTGCAG GTGTGTACTTTGAAAAGGTCCTGAAGAGTTCAGACACATCCCTATGGGTGCGGAACATCCAGATGTACCTGTCTGGCATCGTGGTCACCCTCGCTGGTGTTTACATGACTGAGGGTACTCAGGTTATACAGAAAGGCTTCTTCTACGGTTACACGCATTGGGTGTGCTTTGTAGTTT TTCTGGCCAGTGTGGGTGGTTTGTACACATCAGTGGTGGTGAAGTACACAGACAATATCATGAAAGGCTTCTCTGCTGCAGCCGCCATCGTTCTCTCTACTGTGGCATCTGTCGCTCTGTTTGGGCTACAGATAA CTGTTAACTTCGCCAGTGGAGCAATGCTGGTGTGTATCTCCATATACCTTTATGGACTCCCAAAACAAGACACCACCAAGCTTCCAAGAGCAGACAAGGATGCCAAGCAGAAACTGATCACTGTTTGA
- the cf166 gene encoding CF166 protein, which produces MACGATLKRTMDFDPLINQASPKRRRCAPMSPAAYTSSPQKYLRMEPSPFGEVSSRLTTEQILHNIKQEYKRMQKRRHLENSIQQTEVCCPLESQPHSSILSGSSLPGTSSGAVSPSRKEQPLFTLRQVGMICERLLKEREEKIREEYDEILTTKLAEQYDAFVKFTHDQLMRRFGEQPASYVS; this is translated from the exons ATGGCTTGTGGGGCTACTTTGAAAAGGACTATGGATTTCGATCCATTGATTAACCAGGCGTCCCCCAAAAGGAGGAGATGCGCCCCAATGTCTCCAGCCGCTTACACCTCATCACCCCAAAAATATCTGCGTATGGAGCCCTCGCCATTTGGAGAAGTGTCGTCCAGACTCACAACCG AGCAAATCCTGCACAATATCAAGCAAGAGTACAAACGGATGCAGAAGCGAAGGCACCTGGAGAACAGCATTCAGCAGACAGAGGTCTGTTGTCCCCTGGAGTCACAACCGCATAGCTCCATCCTTAGTGGATCCAGTCTGCCAG GTACGTCCTCTGGTGCTGTCTCCCCATCTAGAAAAGAGCAGCCTCTGTTTACCTTGAGACAGGTTGGGATGATCTGTGAACGACTGCTTAAAGAACGAGAGGAGAAGATAAGGGAAGAGTATGATGAAATATTGACAACAAAACTAGCAG AGCAATATGATGCTTTCGTTAAGTTCACTCACGATCAGCTAATGCGGCGATTTGGAGAGCAACCTGCTAGCT atgTTTCCTGA
- the LOC106571286 gene encoding cannabinoid receptor type 1A, protein MKSVLDGVADTTFRTITSGLLYLGSNDASYDDATVNTDFTKGGLSVQKPLPAFRSNSFPDKVPGDEELILKGIPFFPTNATDLFGNSSGFGDEGTGIQCAENFVDMECFMILTPSQQLAVTVMSLTLGTFTVLENLIVLCVILQSRTLRCRPSYHFIGSLAVADLLGSVIFVYSFLDFHVFHRKDSPNVFLFKLGGVIASFTASVGSLFLTAIDRYISIHRPLAYRRIVTRTKAVIAFCVMWTISIVFAVLPLLGWNCKQLNSVCSDLFPLIDEKYLIFWIGVTSVLVLFIVYAYMYILWKAHHHAVRMLSRTSQKSLVVYSADGTKVQTMRPEQTRMDIRLAKTLVLILVVLVICWGPVLAIMVYDLFWKMDDDIKTVFAFASMLCLLNSTVNPIIYALRSKDLRHAFLSSCQACRGSAQQLDNSLESDCQSRHIAANRAAESCVKTTVKIAKVTMSVSTETSAEAV, encoded by the coding sequence ATGAAGTCTGTGCTGGATGGTGTGGCAGACACCACCTTCCGGACTATAACCTCTGGACTGCTGTACCTTGGCTCCAACGATGCCAGCTATGATGACGCCACCGTCAACACTGACTTCACTAAGGGTGGATTGTCCGTCCAGAAGCCTTTACCTGCTTTCCGCAGTAACTCTTTCCCAGACAAGGTGCCTGGAGATGAAGAACTCATCCTAAAAGGCATTCCATTCTTCCCTACCAATGCCACAGACCTGTTTGGCAACAGTAGCGGCTTTGGTGATGAGGGAACCGGAATCCAGTGTGCGGAGAACTTCGTGGACATGGAATGCTTCATGATCCTGACCCCTAGCCAGCAGTTGGCTGTGACGGTGATGTCCCTCACTCTGGGAACCTTCACCGTGCTTGAGAACCTTATCGTGCTGTGTGTGATCCTCCAATCCCGCACACTGCGCTGCCGCCCCTCGTACCACTTCATAGGAAGCCTGGCTGTAGCCGACCTGCTTGGCAGCGTCATCTTCGTCTACAGCTTCCTGGACTTCCATGTGTTCCACAGAAAGGACAGCCCCAATGTGTTCCTCTTCAAGTTAGGTGGGGTTATCGCTTCGTTCACAGCCTCTGTGGGAAGCCTGTTTCTCACTGCTATAGACCGCTACATCTCCATCCACAGACCCCTGGCCTACAGGCGCATCGTCACGCGGACCAAGGCTGTCATCGCCTTCTGCGTGATGTGGACTATCTCCATCGTCTTCgcagtgctccctctgctgggctGGAACTGCAAGCAGCTCAACTCGGTCTGCTCAGACCTTTTCCCGCTAATCGATGAGAAGTATCTGATCTTCTGGATCGGGGTGACCAGCGTGCTGGTCCTCTTCATTGTCTACGCTTACATGTACATCCTGTGGAAGGCCCACCACCACGCTGTGCGCATGCTGAGCCGCACCTCCCAGAAGAGCCTGGTGGTGTACTCAGCAGACGGAACGAAGGTGCAGACCATGCGCCCTGAGCAGACACGCATGGATATCCGGCTTGCCAAGACCCTGGTCCTCATCCTGGTGGTGCTGGTCATCTGCTGGGGCCCTGTGCTGGCCATCATGGTCTACGACCTGTTCTGGAAGATGGATGATGATATTAAGACAGTGTTTGCTTTCGCCAGCATGCTCTGTCTGCTCAACTCAACAGTCAACCCAATCATTTACGCCCTGAGGAGCAAGGACCTGCGACACGCCTTCCTCAGCTCATGCCAGGCGTGCCGGGGCAGTGCCCAGCAACTGGACAATAGCCTGGAGTCTGACTGCCAGAGCAGGCACATCGCTGCCAACAGGGCTGCAGAGAGCTGTGTGAAGACCACTGTGAAAATAGCCAAAGTGACTATGTCTGTCTCCACTGAGACATCTGCAGAAGCTGTTTAG